Proteins encoded by one window of Streptomyces sp. NBC_01571:
- a CDS encoding class I SAM-dependent DNA methyltransferase, which produces MVDLKKDVWAVADTLRGVYARNKAGDVILPMTILRRLECVMAPHRAQVAAIIAQQPNETLRVKMIKSFTGGVKFYNTTKHTLASVYDSGDDMADNLLEYVRGFSNDIDVFANFHLPQHIERMRKGGILATIVRQFRDLDLSPEAVPNSKMGELFEHLIYMDFESSNAESGDHYTPRDAINLLVDLLFAEDDNALSGDAIRSIYDPTVGTGGMLSVAEEHLHRMNQEAELLLYGQELRPESYAMCRSDMLAKGQNPQNIALGNTLTKDLFPDDRFNYILSNPPYGVDWKNIAEDVEKEHKRGFSGRFGAGLPPTSDGALLFVQHAIAKMNPADSQDGGARAGIVLNGSPLFSGGAGSGSSNIRGWLLENDLIEAIVALPNDMFYNTGIPTYLWIFDNNKRPERQGKVQLIDATALGAKMDKSLGSKRVKINDAARECVLQQYADMESSDTSKIFDNLDFAFWQITVERPLRRNFETTPERVALVAEHKILGNIDGLIDGLNSFNGGQYLNREDFLNDLGKHLGSRGISLTSAERKALWQTLGERDENADICRFQSGKNKGEPEPDSPLRDTELVPFGWNGHPKSHDAKDATIKEYFNAEVKPHIEDAWIDYTKTKVGYEIPFTLHFYKYVPPRTLAEIDADLDESLQEILGLLHKVEASK; this is translated from the coding sequence GTGGTCGACCTGAAGAAGGACGTCTGGGCCGTCGCGGACACCCTGCGTGGTGTCTATGCCCGCAACAAGGCGGGTGACGTCATCCTGCCCATGACGATCCTTCGCCGCCTGGAGTGCGTCATGGCACCCCATCGGGCCCAGGTTGCCGCGATCATCGCGCAGCAGCCGAACGAGACGCTGCGCGTGAAGATGATCAAGTCCTTCACCGGCGGTGTGAAGTTCTACAACACGACGAAGCACACCCTGGCCTCGGTGTACGACTCCGGCGACGACATGGCCGACAACCTGCTGGAGTACGTGCGCGGGTTCAGCAACGACATCGACGTCTTCGCGAACTTCCACCTGCCCCAGCACATCGAGCGGATGAGGAAGGGCGGCATCCTCGCCACGATCGTCCGCCAGTTCCGCGATCTCGACCTCTCACCCGAGGCCGTGCCGAACTCCAAGATGGGCGAGCTGTTCGAGCACCTCATCTATATGGACTTTGAGTCGTCCAACGCTGAGTCCGGTGACCATTACACTCCGCGCGACGCGATCAACCTGCTTGTCGACTTGCTGTTCGCCGAGGACGACAACGCGCTGTCCGGGGACGCCATCCGCAGCATTTACGACCCCACCGTTGGCACCGGTGGCATGCTCAGCGTGGCAGAGGAGCACCTGCACCGCATGAACCAGGAGGCAGAGCTCCTCCTGTACGGGCAGGAGCTGCGCCCCGAGTCCTACGCCATGTGCCGCTCTGACATGCTCGCCAAGGGCCAGAACCCCCAGAACATCGCGCTGGGCAATACCCTGACCAAGGACTTGTTCCCGGACGACAGGTTCAACTACATCCTCTCCAACCCGCCCTACGGCGTGGACTGGAAGAACATCGCCGAGGATGTTGAGAAGGAGCACAAGAGAGGCTTCAGCGGTCGCTTCGGGGCTGGCCTGCCCCCGACCTCCGACGGCGCCCTGCTGTTCGTACAACACGCAATCGCCAAGATGAACCCCGCTGACAGCCAGGACGGCGGCGCCCGCGCGGGCATCGTCCTGAACGGCTCCCCGCTGTTCTCCGGCGGCGCCGGGAGCGGCTCCAGCAACATCCGGGGGTGGCTGCTGGAGAACGACTTGATCGAAGCCATCGTCGCGCTGCCGAACGACATGTTCTACAACACCGGCATTCCCACGTACCTGTGGATCTTCGACAACAACAAACGCCCCGAGCGTCAAGGCAAAGTGCAGCTCATCGACGCCACTGCCCTGGGCGCCAAGATGGACAAGTCCCTGGGATCGAAGCGCGTCAAGATCAACGACGCCGCCCGCGAGTGCGTGCTACAGCAGTACGCGGACATGGAGTCCTCGGACACCTCCAAGATCTTCGACAATCTCGACTTCGCCTTCTGGCAGATCACGGTCGAGCGGCCCCTGCGGCGGAACTTCGAGACCACACCCGAACGTGTCGCCCTTGTCGCTGAGCACAAGATCCTCGGCAACATCGACGGCCTCATCGACGGCCTGAACTCCTTCAATGGGGGCCAGTACCTCAACCGTGAGGACTTCCTCAACGACCTGGGCAAGCACCTCGGTTCCCGCGGCATCAGCCTGACCTCCGCGGAGCGCAAGGCCCTGTGGCAGACCCTCGGCGAGCGCGACGAGAACGCCGATATCTGCCGCTTCCAGTCCGGCAAGAACAAGGGGGAGCCGGAGCCCGACAGCCCTCTGCGCGATACGGAGCTCGTCCCCTTCGGCTGGAATGGGCACCCCAAGAGCCACGACGCCAAGGACGCCACCATCAAGGAGTACTTCAACGCGGAGGTCAAGCCGCACATCGAGGACGCCTGGATCGACTACACCAAGACCAAGGTGGGCTACGAGATCCCCTTCACCCTCCACTTCTACAAGTACGTGCCCCCGCGCACCCTTGCTGAGATCGACGCCGACCTCGACGAGTCCCTGCAGGAGATCCTCGGCCTGCTGCACAAGGTGGAGGCAAGCAAGTGA
- a CDS encoding peptide deformylase codes for MDEVRPSERMRNLGVVQLGAPILSEPARPFDLPAERDAAEQVVESLFVYMKRIVHAHTFAKGMGIAAPQVGIGRAAAVVQPSERGSRPIVLLNPRVTDIAAKSDEQYEGCLSFFDVRGLVPRPLRITVETTALDGSTVTTAYERGLARLVQHEIDHLEGKLYTDRMQPGVEPISVDQYRQTGQAWAYDATDT; via the coding sequence GTGGACGAGGTGCGGCCCAGCGAGCGGATGCGCAACCTCGGTGTCGTTCAGCTAGGCGCCCCTATCCTGAGCGAGCCGGCCCGGCCATTTGACCTTCCTGCCGAGCGGGACGCCGCCGAACAAGTCGTCGAGAGCCTCTTCGTCTACATGAAACGCATTGTCCACGCACATACCTTCGCCAAAGGGATGGGCATCGCTGCCCCGCAAGTCGGCATCGGCCGCGCCGCCGCCGTCGTCCAGCCCTCCGAGCGTGGATCTCGTCCTATCGTCCTGCTCAATCCCCGCGTCACCGACATCGCTGCAAAGAGCGACGAGCAGTACGAAGGCTGTCTGAGCTTCTTCGACGTACGCGGCCTGGTGCCTCGGCCTCTGCGGATCACCGTCGAGACGACGGCCCTCGACGGGAGCACGGTGACCACGGCCTACGAAAGAGGACTGGCCCGCCTGGTCCAGCACGAGATCGACCACCTTGAGGGGAAGCTGTACACCGACCGGATGCAGCCCGGAGTCGAGCCGATCTCCGTGGACCAGTACCGGCAAACAGGGCAAGCCTGGGCCTACGATGCGACCGATACCTAG
- a CDS encoding restriction endonuclease subunit S, whose product MRTPLPWGEAQPPWTIGKVKHLGSVTLGKMLQSKDTGQDVLARYMRAANVQPDGVLALDDVKEMWFSPSELDDLTLRRGDVVVVEGGQGGFGRAAYVGEDLDGWGFQNSINRIRSKPGNDGRFLAYYLIALRATGFVRRYCNIVSMPHLTAEKLAAIALPLPSGPEQRAIADHLDRETAEIDRLIAALERFIGQLQERRQAVVEHELVEVVPAASGTRLKHLVRSVRQGWSPQCFPWPADGVQTWAVLKAGAANRGLFRPEENKELPNDLEPRPSTVVRRGDLLVSRANTRDLVGSAAVVSGDYPRLMLSDKLYALALDESKALPRYVAHLLASRRIRDLIEMAASGASSSMLNISRDDILNLPMNVPEPAEQRRILNHLDRETAEIDILIAKTQRHIELAKERRIALITAAVTGQIDIPKED is encoded by the coding sequence GTGAGGACCCCTCTTCCCTGGGGAGAAGCCCAGCCGCCGTGGACGATCGGCAAGGTCAAGCATCTGGGCAGCGTCACTCTCGGCAAGATGCTCCAGTCAAAAGACACCGGCCAGGACGTCCTTGCTCGGTACATGAGGGCGGCCAACGTCCAGCCTGACGGCGTCCTCGCTTTGGACGACGTGAAGGAAATGTGGTTCTCGCCCTCTGAACTGGACGACCTCACCCTCCGGCGGGGTGACGTGGTCGTGGTCGAGGGCGGGCAGGGGGGCTTCGGACGTGCCGCATACGTCGGTGAAGACCTCGACGGCTGGGGGTTCCAGAACTCGATCAACCGCATCCGGTCGAAGCCCGGGAATGATGGGCGATTCCTGGCGTACTACCTGATCGCCCTGCGCGCCACCGGGTTCGTCCGGAGGTACTGCAACATCGTCTCTATGCCGCACCTGACGGCCGAGAAGCTGGCCGCCATTGCCCTCCCGCTTCCCTCCGGTCCTGAGCAACGCGCCATCGCTGACCATCTGGATCGGGAGACTGCAGAGATCGACAGGCTCATTGCCGCGCTGGAGCGGTTCATTGGACAGCTGCAGGAACGACGTCAAGCTGTCGTGGAGCATGAGCTTGTGGAGGTCGTGCCGGCGGCGTCCGGTACACGGCTGAAGCACCTGGTGCGGTCCGTTCGACAGGGGTGGAGTCCACAGTGCTTTCCTTGGCCTGCTGACGGAGTCCAGACCTGGGCAGTCCTGAAAGCCGGGGCAGCCAACCGTGGGCTCTTCCGACCGGAAGAAAACAAGGAACTCCCCAACGACCTGGAGCCGCGTCCGTCGACCGTGGTGCGGCGCGGCGATCTCTTGGTCTCCCGAGCTAACACTCGGGACCTTGTCGGTAGCGCAGCAGTGGTGTCCGGGGACTACCCGCGGCTCATGCTGAGCGACAAGCTCTACGCTCTCGCCCTCGACGAGTCCAAGGCGTTGCCCCGCTATGTCGCCCACCTGCTGGCCAGCCGCCGAATCAGGGATTTGATCGAGATGGCCGCGTCTGGTGCGAGCTCCTCGATGCTGAACATCAGCAGGGACGACATCTTGAACCTTCCGATGAACGTTCCTGAGCCCGCTGAGCAGCGTCGCATCCTCAATCACCTGGACCGTGAAACAGCGGAGATCGACATCCTGATCGCGAAGACGCAGCGGCACATCGAGCTCGCCAAGGAGCGCCGTATCGCGCTCATTACTGCGGCCGTGACCGGCCAGATCGACATCCCCAAGGAGGACTGA
- a CDS encoding type I restriction endonuclease subunit R produces MVDLTYESEFEQRICEYLAAQGWEYSPNGEGYDAERALFPEDVFDWFKGLDPQAWQRSIGSGPRADSAKHALLDLIVQLRSTPLDNRGGGPGGTLQLLRSDVPVGLRDELKMVQWRPADPTNATRMAAYDKVRLRIMRQVHYSRQKPHDSIDLVAFINGIPVATFELKTNFKQSIDAAVKQYAQDRNPKGEPLLAFGTGALVHFVVTESEVRMTTHLDGENTYFLPFNKGNNGGAGNPVNEHGPATAYLWEQVMARNTWLDIFGSMLFVDVKTTTNAITRERKTSTNVIFPRFHQWQAVLRMVEQVKAESVGGRFLIQHSAGSGKTNTIGWTAHRLSNLHDDSGRKVFDTVIVITDRTVLDDQMQRAVLQIEGKPDYVYNVDKRARTDQGSKSRALLKALQDRRRIVVVTIQTFPAVLKLLSQDDSLAGHRFAVIADEAHSSQAGATAKKVRQVLRAGGQEVDEGTEVDAEDTINAFADAPTPNVSFFAFTATPKPKTIELFGRRETPDAKPSAFDVYSMKQAIQEGFILDVLPRYQNYGTVYQIAEAIKKNGVNVSAADEDNLVEKAEAAKALKRFVRLHPTNIAQKVEIIVEHFRANVAGMLGGHAKAMIVTSERKHALRYKLAIDKYIKSKGYDLGTLVAFSGRLDDPESGIHDEVSEAKMNPGAGPDLAEAFAEPNYRVMIAADKFQTGFDQPLLCAMYVDKRLDNIQAVQTLSRLNRTFRSGNLVKDRVFILDFVNEPKDIKAEFAKYYEEAEIETETNPNQLHVLAVGLRTFGIFDTQDVAQFVQGAQDGDRNAITAAMSRAQDRFAQAWDQAEHDEDTQAVERLEQFRKNVSSFVRLYDFLSQVYDYSGSPLEDLCAFCRELAQWIKAERTHDEIDISSARLVAIEQKDKGVTNASVTEKGDKLTGPSALGTAKVKDPEMVPLLEVIDTLNTLFDDLSESAVAGLMALVIQAAKSDEVLRSRALENSLENFLKSEKVRDRILDTLLAAPGELGKVVAEVVGDGKGLDSIIAGAFHGVRLDAGQEDS; encoded by the coding sequence GTGGTGGACCTGACCTACGAGTCGGAGTTCGAGCAGCGCATCTGCGAATACCTGGCCGCCCAGGGGTGGGAGTACTCCCCGAACGGGGAGGGGTACGACGCTGAACGTGCCCTGTTCCCGGAGGACGTGTTCGATTGGTTCAAGGGCCTGGATCCGCAGGCGTGGCAGCGCAGCATCGGTTCCGGCCCGCGGGCAGACTCGGCGAAGCACGCTCTACTGGACCTGATCGTGCAGCTGCGCTCCACCCCGCTGGACAACAGGGGCGGTGGCCCTGGGGGGACCCTGCAGTTACTGCGCTCGGACGTCCCCGTGGGGCTGCGCGACGAGCTGAAGATGGTCCAGTGGCGCCCGGCGGACCCGACGAACGCCACCCGCATGGCCGCCTACGACAAGGTGCGCCTGCGGATCATGCGGCAGGTGCATTACTCGCGACAAAAGCCTCATGACAGCATTGATCTGGTCGCGTTCATCAACGGTATCCCGGTGGCCACATTCGAGCTGAAGACGAACTTCAAGCAGTCCATCGACGCCGCGGTCAAGCAGTACGCCCAGGACCGCAACCCCAAGGGAGAGCCCCTGCTGGCGTTCGGTACCGGGGCGCTGGTGCACTTCGTGGTCACCGAGTCCGAGGTCCGCATGACCACCCATCTTGACGGTGAGAACACCTACTTCCTGCCGTTCAACAAGGGCAACAACGGCGGCGCGGGCAACCCGGTGAACGAGCACGGGCCGGCCACCGCGTACCTGTGGGAGCAGGTCATGGCCCGCAATACGTGGCTGGACATCTTCGGGTCCATGCTGTTCGTGGACGTCAAGACCACCACGAACGCGATCACGCGTGAGCGCAAGACCTCGACCAATGTCATATTCCCGCGCTTCCACCAGTGGCAGGCCGTATTGAGGATGGTCGAGCAGGTCAAGGCTGAGAGCGTGGGGGGACGGTTCCTGATCCAGCACTCAGCAGGATCGGGCAAGACGAACACGATCGGATGGACCGCACACCGCCTGTCGAACCTGCACGACGACAGTGGTCGCAAGGTCTTCGACACGGTGATAGTGATCACCGACCGCACGGTGCTGGACGACCAGATGCAGCGTGCAGTTCTGCAGATCGAGGGCAAACCGGATTACGTCTACAACGTCGACAAGAGGGCCCGCACCGACCAGGGCTCCAAGTCACGTGCGTTGCTCAAGGCCCTGCAGGACCGTCGCCGCATCGTGGTGGTGACCATCCAGACCTTCCCGGCCGTGCTCAAGCTCCTGTCACAGGACGACTCACTGGCAGGACACCGGTTCGCGGTCATCGCGGACGAGGCGCACTCCTCGCAGGCCGGCGCCACAGCCAAGAAAGTGCGCCAGGTACTGCGCGCCGGCGGTCAGGAAGTCGACGAAGGCACGGAGGTCGACGCCGAGGACACGATCAATGCGTTTGCCGACGCTCCGACCCCGAACGTGTCGTTCTTCGCGTTCACCGCCACCCCGAAGCCCAAGACGATCGAACTGTTCGGGCGCCGCGAGACGCCCGACGCGAAGCCGTCCGCGTTCGACGTGTACTCGATGAAGCAGGCCATCCAGGAGGGGTTCATCCTGGACGTCCTGCCGCGTTACCAGAACTACGGGACGGTTTATCAGATCGCTGAGGCGATCAAGAAGAACGGCGTCAACGTCTCCGCTGCCGACGAAGACAACCTGGTCGAGAAGGCCGAGGCAGCAAAGGCCCTTAAGAGGTTCGTACGCCTGCACCCGACGAACATCGCCCAGAAGGTTGAGATCATCGTCGAGCACTTCCGCGCCAACGTGGCTGGCATGCTCGGCGGCCACGCCAAGGCCATGATCGTGACCTCGGAACGCAAGCACGCGCTGCGGTACAAGCTGGCGATCGACAAGTACATCAAGTCCAAGGGGTACGACCTGGGCACCTTGGTCGCGTTCTCCGGCAGACTGGACGACCCGGAGTCCGGCATCCACGACGAGGTCTCCGAAGCCAAGATGAACCCCGGAGCTGGCCCGGACCTGGCTGAGGCGTTCGCCGAGCCGAACTACCGCGTCATGATAGCCGCGGACAAGTTCCAGACCGGGTTCGATCAGCCTCTGCTGTGTGCGATGTACGTCGACAAGCGCCTGGACAACATCCAGGCGGTGCAGACCCTCTCGCGTCTGAACCGCACCTTCCGATCAGGCAACCTGGTCAAGGACCGGGTGTTCATCCTGGACTTCGTCAACGAGCCCAAGGACATCAAGGCGGAGTTCGCGAAGTATTACGAAGAAGCCGAGATCGAGACCGAGACGAACCCGAACCAGCTGCACGTGCTGGCGGTGGGGCTGCGAACCTTCGGTATCTTCGACACGCAGGACGTGGCCCAGTTCGTCCAGGGCGCCCAGGACGGTGACCGCAATGCCATCACTGCAGCGATGAGTCGGGCGCAGGACCGGTTCGCCCAGGCATGGGACCAGGCCGAGCACGACGAGGACACTCAGGCCGTGGAGCGGCTGGAGCAGTTCCGGAAGAATGTCTCCTCGTTCGTGCGGCTGTACGACTTCCTGTCTCAGGTGTACGACTACTCTGGCTCCCCGCTGGAGGACCTGTGCGCGTTCTGCCGTGAACTCGCTCAGTGGATTAAGGCCGAGCGGACGCACGACGAAATCGACATCTCAAGCGCACGGCTGGTCGCCATCGAGCAGAAGGACAAGGGCGTCACGAACGCCTCGGTCACGGAGAAGGGCGACAAGCTGACCGGGCCGAGCGCGCTGGGCACGGCCAAGGTGAAGGACCCTGAGATGGTCCCGCTTCTGGAGGTCATCGACACCCTCAACACCTTGTTCGACGACCTGTCGGAGTCTGCCGTCGCCGGACTGATGGCGCTTGTTATCCAGGCGGCGAAGTCGGATGAGGTGCTGAGGTCGCGGGCGCTGGAGAACAGCCTGGAGAACTTCCTGAAGTCCGAGAAGGTCCGTGACCGGATCCTCGACACCCTGCTTGCCGCCCCCGGGGAGTTGGGGAAGGTAGTGGCTGAGGTCGTCGGCGATGGCAAGGGCCTGGACAGCATCATCGCGGGCGCCTTCCACGGGGTGCGTCTGGACGCAGGGCAGGAGGACAGCTGA
- a CDS encoding PIN domain-containing protein: protein MLLRPGVTCEKAIRFLDDLVKGGLNDVRNSVPNFAQPMLAGVEPSKLAGPDLVVTLRQYTEWTATTARQLADVFADPAVPARLRGEHYSHIVHSPLTPYRTALLLHWELDELATYFMELQNQMRQIVEEYRSYRQRVLVVDANTLLHCQRFDKIPWSRVCGKGPATLVIPHVVVEEIDTKSYSEGSEKIRKRARGVYELLGDVLKGLSTEGRFELHDGTEVQVLRDELGHRRLPNNDDEAVARAAHLQQAIAPRQITVITRDNGMRGKAMTWCLPWGFPPDKYLIPEDGFGAKHREANLASISVDVPEDGDDT, encoded by the coding sequence ATGTTGCTGCGGCCCGGGGTCACCTGCGAGAAGGCGATCAGGTTCCTGGACGACCTGGTCAAGGGCGGCCTCAACGACGTCCGCAACTCCGTCCCGAACTTCGCCCAGCCGATGCTGGCGGGCGTGGAACCCTCGAAGCTGGCCGGGCCCGACCTGGTGGTGACGCTGCGGCAGTACACCGAGTGGACCGCGACGACCGCCCGGCAACTGGCGGATGTCTTCGCCGACCCGGCGGTGCCAGCGCGGCTGCGCGGCGAGCACTACAGCCACATCGTGCACAGCCCCCTGACGCCCTACCGAACCGCGCTGCTGCTGCACTGGGAGTTGGACGAGCTGGCGACGTACTTCATGGAACTGCAGAACCAAATGCGGCAGATCGTGGAGGAGTACCGCAGCTACCGGCAGCGTGTGCTGGTCGTGGACGCAAACACCCTGCTGCACTGTCAGCGCTTCGACAAGATCCCGTGGTCTCGGGTGTGCGGGAAGGGCCCGGCGACGCTGGTGATCCCGCACGTGGTGGTGGAAGAGATCGACACCAAGTCCTACTCCGAGGGCAGCGAGAAGATCAGGAAACGGGCGCGCGGGGTCTACGAGCTGCTGGGCGACGTCCTCAAGGGGCTGTCCACCGAAGGTCGCTTCGAATTGCACGACGGCACCGAGGTCCAGGTCCTACGCGACGAGCTTGGGCACCGACGCCTGCCGAACAACGACGACGAAGCCGTGGCCCGCGCGGCCCACCTGCAGCAGGCCATCGCACCGCGTCAGATCACCGTCATCACGCGCGACAACGGGATGCGCGGCAAGGCCATGACCTGGTGCCTGCCCTGGGGCTTCCCACCGGACAAGTACCTGATCCCCGAGGACGGCTTCGGTGCGAAGCACCGAGAGGCGAACCTCGCGAGTATCAGCGTCGACGTCCCCGAGGACGGTGACGACACCTAG